A single genomic interval of Methanomassiliicoccus sp. harbors:
- a CDS encoding GNAT family N-acetyltransferase, translating to MAERTEGLSIVKVDRSNADRYIELIKALADFESLDPPDEEGKARLIRDLTSDPPMFHAYLAMLEGAPVGYLAFYFTYSTFLARPTLFLEDIFILEEHRKKGIGRELFRFCVREAERRGCGRMEWTALNWNTPAHQFYEGMGAKKLDWYLFRLVAGDFSIALDR from the coding sequence ATGGCCGAGAGGACCGAGGGTCTTAGCATCGTGAAGGTCGATCGCAGCAACGCCGACCGGTACATCGAACTCATCAAAGCGCTAGCCGACTTCGAATCCCTCGACCCACCAGACGAAGAGGGAAAGGCAAGACTGATCCGGGATCTGACCTCCGATCCGCCCATGTTCCACGCCTACCTCGCCATGCTGGAGGGCGCCCCGGTCGGCTACCTGGCATTCTACTTTACCTACTCCACGTTCCTGGCCCGTCCGACGCTGTTCTTAGAGGATATTTTCATCCTGGAGGAGCACCGTAAGAAGGGGATCGGACGGGAGCTGTTCCGCTTCTGCGTGCGCGAGGCTGAACGCCGGGGATGTGGAAGGATGGAGTGGACCGCCCTCAACTGGAACACCCCAGCCCACCAGTTCTACGAGGGCATGGGGGCCAAGAAGCTAGACTGGTACCTCTTCCGCCTCGTTGCCGGGGATTTCAGCATAGCCCTGGACCGCTGA
- a CDS encoding helix-turn-helix domain-containing protein — protein MRRVILSYKMVNEHICSNFLPSLVKSGMSVSVLRCAPVGPRFGHSLVRIQGPHELCETELADIKDRVGDWCTVEISKTAPGDYIAMVSNHDCAICHIITGSHCFLESCTMREDGTVIWNLMGPDADSIRRLIGELKDSGRDVKVHCTREQESRNALTFRQKQALLLAFDLGFYDIPQRTTLQEMAPSIKCSKSTLNVILRRAERKVLADYLSRS, from the coding sequence TTGCGGAGGGTTATTCTATCGTACAAGATGGTGAACGAGCATATCTGCAGCAACTTCCTGCCCAGCCTGGTGAAGAGCGGCATGAGCGTCAGCGTGCTGCGATGTGCCCCCGTCGGTCCGCGTTTCGGGCACAGCCTGGTCAGGATCCAGGGACCTCATGAGCTGTGCGAGACCGAGCTTGCGGACATCAAGGATCGGGTCGGTGACTGGTGTACTGTCGAGATCTCCAAGACCGCGCCCGGCGACTATATCGCTATGGTCTCCAACCATGATTGTGCCATATGCCACATCATCACCGGCTCGCACTGCTTCCTGGAATCATGCACCATGAGGGAGGATGGGACCGTGATATGGAATCTGATGGGACCGGACGCCGACTCCATCCGTCGGCTCATCGGTGAGCTGAAGGACAGCGGTCGGGACGTCAAGGTCCACTGCACCCGGGAACAGGAGTCGCGGAACGCCCTCACCTTCCGGCAGAAGCAAGCGCTGTTACTTGCCTTCGACCTCGGGTTCTACGACATTCCGCAGAGGACCACGCTGCAGGAGATGGCTCCCAGCATCAAGTGCTCCAAGTCCACCCTCAACGTCATTCTCAGGCGAGCCGAGCGCAAGGTCCTGGCTGATTACCTATCGCGCTCTTAA
- a CDS encoding PH domain-containing protein, which translates to MSDPLRCHPTVIAENSLRLLFSLAVIILLVGRLDLTLMAWVCAAVLVLVVLFNYRQWKMTLIHFNETELVIERNTLFKLKKTLPYDRIAAVNLNRGVLNRAFGTSKLMININSGHHAMAPEASLTFRQEVAEQLRNDVSRRLYAHHLAPEEEGKVETLVSFSPADVVIHSLFSVPTFQNLLGALFLANSVFELYRSTVDAGSLGSALTSLGMFFLVQVVPSGLQLFRYYNFRVYRRGDIIYLQHGLIQTYRTSFSISKINAVRVKSTLASRLMHRSCIEAEVVGIASNDGNGNARPVICLLKDDATIGRLLGELVPEFIYEGRPSRQPNGAKWVLLARAAIASLALSAIMVYPSIAVHRQLTSQTGLLGAMAYALPLFTAMSVLAFFYAAHLSYKVREIDLDDNLFTFVNGILDRETVVMSYDKVQMVHVSRGPIARRFKVSQATVYMLSSTGTKSVSSGLFPEDQLDRIGDIVMDRITAGRSDRRTKEV; encoded by the coding sequence GTGTCCGACCCCCTGAGGTGCCACCCTACGGTTATCGCGGAGAATTCCCTCCGCCTGCTCTTCTCCCTGGCGGTCATCATCCTACTGGTGGGACGGCTGGACCTCACTCTGATGGCGTGGGTATGCGCAGCCGTCCTGGTGCTGGTCGTCCTCTTCAACTACCGCCAATGGAAGATGACGCTGATACACTTCAACGAGACGGAGCTGGTCATCGAGAGGAACACCCTGTTCAAGCTCAAGAAGACCCTGCCATACGACAGGATCGCAGCCGTGAACCTCAACCGCGGGGTGTTGAACAGGGCGTTCGGGACCTCCAAACTGATGATCAACATCAACTCCGGCCATCACGCCATGGCTCCCGAAGCGTCTCTGACGTTCAGGCAGGAAGTGGCAGAGCAACTGAGAAATGATGTGTCACGGCGCCTATACGCGCATCATCTTGCTCCGGAGGAGGAGGGAAAGGTCGAGACGCTGGTATCGTTTTCCCCGGCGGACGTCGTCATCCACAGTCTGTTCAGCGTCCCGACTTTCCAGAACCTGCTGGGCGCTTTGTTCCTGGCGAACTCCGTCTTCGAGCTGTACCGTTCAACAGTGGACGCAGGATCGTTGGGTTCGGCGCTGACGTCCCTGGGCATGTTCTTCCTGGTCCAGGTGGTGCCATCAGGGTTGCAGCTGTTCCGCTACTACAACTTTAGGGTATACCGCAGAGGAGATATCATCTACCTACAGCACGGCCTGATCCAGACATACAGGACGTCGTTCAGCATATCCAAGATCAACGCCGTCCGGGTGAAGAGCACCTTAGCTTCCAGACTGATGCACCGATCGTGCATCGAGGCCGAGGTGGTGGGCATCGCATCCAACGATGGCAATGGCAACGCTCGGCCAGTCATATGCCTGCTGAAGGACGACGCGACGATCGGCCGGCTGCTCGGTGAGCTGGTGCCGGAGTTCATTTACGAAGGCCGGCCGAGCAGACAGCCGAATGGAGCGAAGTGGGTACTTCTGGCCCGGGCAGCCATCGCCTCTCTGGCCCTATCCGCGATCATGGTCTATCCCTCGATCGCCGTTCACCGCCAGCTTACATCTCAGACTGGACTCCTGGGAGCGATGGCGTACGCTCTGCCGCTGTTCACGGCGATGTCCGTCCTGGCCTTCTTCTACGCTGCGCATCTTTCGTACAAGGTCCGGGAGATCGACCTCGATGACAACCTGTTCACCTTCGTTAACGGCATCCTGGACCGTGAGACCGTGGTCATGAGCTATGACAAGGTGCAGATGGTGCATGTGAGCAGGGGCCCGATCGCCAGGAGGTTCAAGGTATCGCAGGCCACGGTGTACATGCTCTCCTCCACCGGAACGAAGAGCGTTTCCTCCGGGCTGTTTCCAGAGGACCAGCTTGACAGGATCGGTGACATCGTGATGGACCGGATCACCGCGGGCAGGAGCGACCGCCGTACGAAGGAAGTCTAG
- a CDS encoding PH domain-containing protein yields MYLGNGITYVILLTVFLLVMNYAREGLGPAGGTLWLVGIAVLATVLVYMLAAPQVFYARYRYVITRDKVDVRYGVLVLRHILVPIERVHQVEVTRGPIDNMFGLGHVSITTAGGTAKIRYLEIDEAEKIADRLNELVGTMLREREGTCPTP; encoded by the coding sequence ATGTACCTCGGCAACGGGATCACGTACGTCATTCTGCTGACCGTATTCCTTCTGGTAATGAACTACGCCCGGGAGGGGCTCGGTCCGGCTGGCGGCACCTTATGGCTAGTGGGCATCGCCGTGCTGGCGACGGTGCTCGTCTACATGCTGGCGGCACCGCAGGTCTTCTATGCCCGTTACCGGTACGTGATCACCAGGGACAAGGTGGACGTTCGCTACGGCGTCCTGGTTCTAAGACACATCCTGGTGCCCATTGAAAGGGTGCATCAGGTCGAGGTGACGAGAGGGCCGATCGATAACATGTTCGGACTGGGGCACGTCAGCATCACGACCGCCGGGGGCACTGCCAAGATCAGGTACCTGGAGATCGACGAGGCGGAGAAGATAGCGGACCGCCTAAACGAGCTGGTCGGCACCATGTTGCGAGAAAGGGAGGGAACGTGTCCGACCCCCTGA
- a CDS encoding MtaA/CmuA family methyltransferase — protein sequence MITRSKKDENGVTMRERMMRALACKENDRPPVAGMTTSGTTQLMDYAGAAWPEVHTDAVKMSKLALAAYPFLGLESARVPYCLSYEAEALGCKVFLGTKNSTPMVKAHPYRDDPDAELVLPKRSEIPELARNKVVLEAAKLMKAGAGELPTIVGVTGPFTIAGHLVGTENLLLWVATDPEKVHKFVKFAAEYEREWLKIIDTLGIDLIQMSEPSASWDMLSEEMFREFALPYIRETFSGMESTKKVLHICGNMTEELDNMVATGADGLSIEEKSDPYRSVKLVNHRAALIGNVGVVRPLLQGTPEQVREMTMRSVDAGFNIISAGCGLSAMIDKANIKAMVDTVKSLPKKK from the coding sequence ATGATTACAAGATCAAAGAAGGACGAGAACGGAGTAACGATGCGGGAACGCATGATGCGGGCCCTGGCATGCAAGGAGAACGACCGGCCTCCGGTGGCCGGCATGACCACGAGCGGAACGACCCAGCTCATGGACTACGCTGGAGCGGCGTGGCCCGAGGTGCACACTGATGCAGTCAAGATGTCCAAATTGGCGCTGGCGGCATACCCATTCCTGGGACTGGAATCGGCGCGGGTTCCGTACTGCCTCAGCTATGAGGCCGAGGCGCTGGGCTGCAAGGTCTTCCTGGGCACCAAGAACAGCACCCCCATGGTGAAGGCGCATCCTTACCGGGACGATCCCGATGCTGAGCTGGTGCTCCCAAAGCGCTCGGAGATCCCCGAACTCGCCAGGAACAAGGTGGTGCTGGAGGCGGCCAAGCTAATGAAGGCCGGCGCGGGTGAGCTGCCGACCATCGTGGGCGTCACCGGGCCGTTCACCATCGCCGGCCATCTGGTGGGAACGGAGAACCTTCTGTTGTGGGTGGCCACCGACCCGGAGAAGGTGCACAAGTTCGTCAAGTTCGCCGCCGAATATGAGAGAGAGTGGCTCAAGATCATCGACACCCTGGGCATTGACCTCATCCAGATGAGCGAACCATCCGCGTCCTGGGACATGCTGTCAGAGGAGATGTTCCGGGAGTTCGCCCTGCCCTACATCCGGGAGACATTTAGCGGAATGGAGAGCACCAAGAAGGTGCTGCACATCTGCGGCAACATGACCGAGGAGCTGGATAATATGGTGGCGACGGGGGCGGACGGGCTCAGCATCGAAGAGAAGAGCGACCCTTACCGCTCGGTCAAGCTCGTGAACCATCGGGCCGCCCTCATAGGCAACGTGGGCGTGGTGCGTCCACTGCTTCAGGGCACCCCGGAGCAGGTTCGCGAGATGACCATGAGGTCAGTGGACGCCGGGTTCAACATCATATCGGCCGGATGTGGCCTGTCGGCGATGATCGACAAGGCCAACATCAAGGCCATGGTCGACACGGTGAAGAGCCTGCCCAAGAAGAAGTGA
- a CDS encoding MFS transporter: MTLEKSKVQKVLRYRWAVFGIMAFAYFFVYFHRVSTSVVSSDLQDTFGVGAASIALLSSAYFYAYTVMQLPSGILTDSWGPRRTVSLFTLVAAVGAILTGVATDFELVIVGRVMIGVGVAMVYIPIMKILATWYRKNEFASLSGILLAVGNIGALSAAGPLGILSEAIGWQQVFFILGVLSVVLAIVAYLIIRDRPAEMNLPTIQEIEAEEKGEPVPEAKAAEKIPMVKALKMTFGSGMNFWPLAIWFFFMYGSIMVYQGLWAGPFYKDVLGWDKTTYSTVLTFIGIGMIFGCPLAGILSDKVLKSRKKVLIVGTLIYTAVWGIIWLAGAQITSTVAWMGINFLFGFFGGFFVVSYAQIKELFPITIVGTTTAALNIFPFAGGAVLQQVSGLMLTTRTAEGYQLIWLFMFACMLIACVGAFLSREKTHVPETTATDVTKKGQASH, from the coding sequence ATGACACTGGAAAAGAGTAAAGTACAGAAGGTCCTGCGATACCGGTGGGCGGTGTTCGGGATTATGGCGTTCGCCTACTTCTTTGTGTACTTCCACAGGGTGTCCACATCGGTCGTCTCCAGCGACCTTCAGGACACTTTCGGAGTGGGCGCAGCGTCCATCGCGCTGTTGAGCTCGGCGTACTTCTACGCCTATACCGTCATGCAACTACCGTCGGGCATACTGACGGACAGCTGGGGACCGCGCAGGACGGTGAGCCTGTTCACTCTCGTCGCTGCGGTCGGCGCCATACTGACCGGGGTCGCCACGGACTTCGAACTGGTCATCGTCGGCCGTGTGATGATCGGCGTGGGCGTGGCCATGGTGTACATCCCCATCATGAAGATCCTGGCCACCTGGTACCGCAAGAACGAGTTCGCCTCGCTCAGCGGAATCCTGCTGGCGGTCGGCAACATCGGTGCCCTGAGCGCCGCCGGCCCCCTGGGCATCCTGTCCGAAGCCATCGGTTGGCAGCAGGTGTTCTTCATACTTGGCGTCCTGTCCGTGGTGCTGGCCATTGTTGCCTACCTGATAATACGGGACCGCCCCGCGGAAATGAACCTCCCGACCATCCAGGAGATCGAGGCCGAGGAGAAGGGGGAGCCTGTTCCCGAGGCCAAGGCGGCGGAGAAGATCCCCATGGTCAAGGCCCTGAAGATGACCTTCGGATCAGGCATGAACTTTTGGCCGCTGGCGATCTGGTTCTTCTTCATGTACGGCAGCATCATGGTGTACCAGGGACTGTGGGCCGGGCCGTTCTACAAGGATGTGCTGGGATGGGACAAGACGACCTACAGCACGGTGCTGACCTTCATCGGCATAGGCATGATCTTCGGATGCCCCCTGGCCGGAATACTCTCGGATAAGGTCCTGAAATCCAGGAAGAAAGTACTGATCGTAGGCACTCTGATCTACACGGCGGTGTGGGGCATCATATGGCTTGCCGGGGCGCAGATCACCAGCACTGTGGCGTGGATGGGCATCAACTTCCTGTTCGGCTTCTTCGGCGGGTTTTTCGTGGTGAGCTATGCCCAGATCAAGGAACTGTTTCCCATCACCATCGTGGGTACCACTACTGCAGCGCTCAACATCTTTCCCTTCGCCGGGGGCGCTGTGCTGCAGCAGGTCTCTGGCCTCATGCTCACCACCCGCACCGCGGAGGGCTACCAGCTCATCTGGCTGTTCATGTTCGCCTGCATGCTGATCGCCTGCGTCGGGGCATTCCTCTCTCGGGAGAAGACCCATGTGCCGGAGACCACCGCGACGGATGTGACCAAGAAGGGGCAGGCCTCCCATTAG
- a CDS encoding carboxypeptidase-like regulatory domain-containing protein, with product MNGLRSKIKIASILIVAFVIMIAALMYYPYRKDSVAHDNNNPIVLTVHGLVTDENGTPLENASVIVTGPGVITKMTNASGFYSITFNAVLELNISAMASGHWVEYATIYPNDQKTDIFANFTLWKSTIISVPLGIATFIDSPDGSSRFTLNINVTNSCYIIKQAGSDESIPMYLSAGNLTCNTSVGSGPTILYMNVSIFGSYWMTNKTIRGFGCEAIGPAYGVPLNMVNPDTTTSSWNHTTFDLKYGERGNVTLAAKNDSYSFPTNFAPTFTVDALGKNITFHEIGVQTFDYIIEREQLVNVSGVVASMDVTPLTSGNHAYDVYVEDGCMICLREVASNHS from the coding sequence TTGAACGGTCTTAGAAGCAAGATCAAGATCGCCTCGATCTTGATCGTCGCATTCGTCATCATGATAGCAGCTCTGATGTACTATCCCTACAGGAAGGATAGCGTAGCTCACGATAATAACAATCCCATAGTGCTGACGGTTCATGGATTAGTCACCGATGAGAATGGAACGCCGTTGGAGAACGCTTCGGTCATTGTTACGGGCCCGGGAGTTATCACCAAGATGACAAATGCTAGCGGCTTCTATTCCATAACCTTCAATGCCGTATTGGAGCTTAACATATCGGCAATGGCTTCAGGTCACTGGGTGGAATACGCTACAATCTATCCTAATGATCAGAAGACTGATATTTTCGCGAACTTCACCCTATGGAAAAGCACGATCATCAGCGTGCCGTTGGGAATAGCGACGTTCATCGATTCCCCCGACGGCTCGTCCCGTTTTACGCTGAACATCAACGTTACCAACAGCTGTTATATCATCAAGCAGGCAGGCTCGGATGAATCCATTCCTATGTATCTATCCGCTGGCAATCTCACATGCAATACGTCGGTCGGTAGTGGTCCGACGATACTGTACATGAACGTCAGCATTTTTGGATCGTACTGGATGACGAACAAGACGATCAGAGGGTTTGGTTGTGAAGCAATAGGTCCTGCTTACGGCGTCCCCTTGAATATGGTTAATCCTGACACGACCACATCATCCTGGAACCATACAACTTTTGATCTTAAATATGGGGAGCGAGGAAATGTGACACTAGCTGCAAAGAATGATTCTTACTCATTTCCGACGAACTTTGCTCCTACGTTCACAGTGGATGCTCTTGGTAAGAACATCACGTTCCATGAGATCGGTGTGCAGACATTCGATTACATCATTGAAAGGGAACAACTCGTCAATGTCAGTGGCGTGGTGGCTTCAATGGATGTCACTCCCTTGACGAGCGGGAACCACGCATATGATGTATACGTCGAGGACGGCTGCATGATCTGCCTCAGAGAGGTCGCTTCCAATCACTCATGA
- a CDS encoding EMC3/TMCO1 family protein: MQQAPLPPRPAPDPKKQMNQFITIFIFVFAMFVLFDQSLRTWLGTIVGYVLEPLVGLNGTVPVVTLILTGIIMTALSVVLRHFFTDYVGQAESQKIVSAFNKELQKARVENNKYKIKKLTEEQPNILKKSMEMSTSQMKLMPVTMLAIIPIFAWLSVWIGHLDPAIAVVNVPWATNVSLTASNVLPNWVLLYSLISIPFGQILSRALRYFEFRKRLREIEAQPA; this comes from the coding sequence ATGCAGCAGGCACCTCTCCCGCCCCGTCCAGCCCCCGACCCGAAGAAGCAGATGAACCAGTTCATCACCATCTTCATCTTCGTGTTCGCCATGTTCGTGCTCTTCGACCAGTCCCTCCGGACCTGGTTGGGCACCATCGTGGGATACGTCCTTGAACCGCTAGTCGGCCTCAACGGCACCGTGCCGGTGGTGACGCTTATTCTCACGGGCATCATCATGACCGCACTGTCGGTCGTCCTGAGGCACTTCTTCACCGATTACGTCGGGCAGGCCGAGAGCCAGAAGATCGTCAGCGCCTTCAACAAGGAGCTCCAGAAGGCCAGGGTGGAGAACAACAAGTACAAGATCAAGAAGCTTACCGAGGAGCAGCCCAACATCCTCAAGAAGTCCATGGAGATGTCCACAAGCCAGATGAAGCTGATGCCAGTCACCATGCTGGCCATCATCCCCATCTTCGCCTGGCTTTCGGTGTGGATTGGGCACCTGGACCCTGCCATCGCAGTGGTCAACGTCCCCTGGGCCACCAACGTGAGCCTCACTGCCTCGAACGTGCTGCCCAACTGGGTGCTGCTGTACTCGCTCATCAGCATACCGTTCGGTCAGATCCTCAGCCGTGCCCTGCGTTACTTCGAGTTCCGCAAGCGGCTGCGTGAGATCGAGGCCCAGCCGGCATGA
- a CDS encoding AAA family ATPase, with protein MRITISGPPGSGKTTACRLVAERLHLRVVISGDIFRQLAKESSMSLATFGSMCESDPDVDRRLDERMVEIARSGDDLLLEGRLTAHMLTMHGIPAFRVYMGADLEVRAARVVEREGGTQAQRKQEIVEREKCEARRYRAYYDIDINDRNIYDLVIDTTDKTPEQVSELICDAAVAYHG; from the coding sequence ATGAGGATCACCATCAGCGGCCCGCCGGGGTCGGGGAAGACCACGGCTTGCCGGTTGGTCGCGGAAAGGCTCCACCTAAGGGTGGTCATCTCGGGAGATATCTTTCGGCAGCTGGCCAAGGAATCGTCAATGTCCCTGGCCACCTTTGGCTCGATGTGCGAGTCCGATCCCGATGTCGATCGACGTCTAGACGAACGCATGGTAGAGATCGCCCGATCCGGGGACGATCTCCTTCTGGAAGGGCGCCTCACCGCCCACATGCTGACCATGCACGGCATCCCGGCCTTTAGGGTGTACATGGGAGCTGACCTCGAGGTCCGCGCGGCCCGAGTAGTAGAGAGGGAGGGGGGCACCCAGGCCCAGAGGAAGCAGGAGATCGTGGAGAGAGAAAAATGCGAGGCCCGCCGGTACCGCGCCTATTATGATATTGATATAAACGACCGGAACATCTACGATCTGGTGATCGATACCACTGATAAGACCCCTGAGCAGGTGTCTGAACTCATCTGCGACGCGGCGGTGGCCTACCATGGCTGA
- a CDS encoding helix-turn-helix transcriptional regulator, with protein MRTTIKEHRARMGLTQEQLADKVGVRRETIVFLEKGKYNPSLRLAHDVASVLRVKIDDLFLFDDEGAAHQG; from the coding sequence ATGAGGACCACCATCAAGGAGCACCGGGCGCGGATGGGCCTGACGCAGGAGCAACTAGCCGATAAGGTCGGAGTGAGGCGGGAGACCATCGTCTTCCTGGAGAAGGGTAAGTACAACCCCTCGCTCCGCCTCGCCCATGACGTGGCCTCTGTTCTGAGGGTCAAGATCGACGATCTATTCTTGTTCGACGACGAAGGTGCCGCTCACCAGGGGTGA
- a CDS encoding RNA-guided pseudouridylation complex pseudouridine synthase subunit Cbf5 — protein sequence MADVLIRDKSPLGVNAGKKPSERTIEELLEAGVIIMDKPMGPTSHQATAWVRDILHIEKIGHGGTLDPKVSGVLPIATGRAVRALNLVLRSDKEYVCLMRLHRDRKEEDVRQVMATFIGRIYQTPPVRSAVKRQMRVRTIHTLNILEIKGRDVLFRVECDAGTYIRTLCVDIGDALGVGASMEDLRRTRSGDMLEDKAVTLQDIKDAYVEWKEGDERWLRSMLLPIEVLFDPLPKVVIKDSAVDAVCHGADLAAVGVAKVDAAVKKDGMVAMFTAKGEAVAVGTASMSPEEMVRAKEGVAVSTDRVYMPASTYPKMW from the coding sequence ATGGCTGATGTGCTGATCCGTGACAAGAGCCCCCTGGGCGTGAACGCCGGGAAGAAGCCGTCGGAGAGGACGATAGAGGAGCTCCTGGAGGCGGGGGTCATCATAATGGACAAGCCGATGGGTCCGACGTCCCATCAGGCGACGGCGTGGGTCCGGGACATCCTGCACATCGAGAAGATCGGCCACGGAGGCACTCTCGATCCCAAGGTGTCCGGCGTGTTGCCCATCGCCACCGGCCGCGCGGTCCGCGCGCTCAACCTCGTACTGCGCTCGGACAAGGAGTACGTCTGCCTCATGCGCCTGCACCGCGACCGGAAAGAAGAGGACGTCCGCCAGGTCATGGCCACCTTCATCGGCCGGATCTACCAGACCCCCCCGGTGCGCTCGGCGGTCAAGCGGCAGATGCGGGTGCGGACGATCCATACGCTGAACATCCTCGAGATCAAGGGACGCGACGTCCTGTTCCGCGTGGAATGCGACGCCGGCACCTACATCCGGACGCTGTGCGTAGACATCGGCGATGCTCTAGGGGTGGGGGCGAGTATGGAAGATCTCCGCCGAACGCGATCGGGAGACATGCTCGAGGACAAGGCAGTCACTCTGCAGGACATCAAGGACGCGTATGTCGAGTGGAAGGAAGGGGACGAGCGGTGGCTCCGTTCGATGCTCCTGCCCATCGAGGTGCTTTTCGACCCCCTGCCCAAGGTCGTCATCAAGGACAGCGCGGTGGACGCCGTGTGCCACGGCGCAGACCTCGCCGCGGTCGGAGTGGCCAAGGTGGACGCGGCGGTGAAGAAGGACGGCATGGTGGCGATGTTCACCGCCAAAGGAGAAGCGGTGGCAGTCGGCACGGCATCGATGTCCCCCGAGGAGATGGTAAGGGCCAAGGAAGGCGTGGCCGTCTCCACCGACCGCGTATACATGCCAGCCAGCACCTACCCCAAGATGTGGTAG
- a CDS encoding MBL fold metallo-hydrolase RNA specificity domain-containing protein has protein sequence MPGRALTIRLGNGVEVLGDEAYYFDADVIEACGTFCISHAHSDHLPKRVVGTQVVASEVTLRCLNSRSKKQLTMGQANGIEEFDAGHMAGSRMFQVEVDGRQVLYTGDLCTRDRCGSKGARPVKTDVLIIESTYGKPRYVFPPSDIIASLVRDEVEDIISQGRPVSLYAYPFGKSQDMLRVLREFGPYADRSVYNATALVRSEDDPLECRLWDGEDPNDPFVVICSPWLNRTQNAEVLRRRNPKRLAVSGWALDSGYRARLGVDEAFPFSDHADFNDLIAFVKACEPEVVITHHGFADSLACEIKARLGIEARPLIRGQRSLLEF, from the coding sequence ATGCCGGGGAGAGCGCTGACCATACGCCTGGGGAACGGCGTAGAGGTCCTGGGAGACGAGGCCTACTACTTTGACGCCGACGTCATCGAAGCCTGCGGCACCTTTTGCATATCCCACGCCCACTCCGATCACCTGCCCAAGCGCGTGGTCGGCACCCAGGTGGTCGCCTCAGAGGTTACCCTCCGTTGCCTTAATAGCCGGAGCAAGAAGCAGCTGACCATGGGCCAGGCCAACGGCATCGAGGAGTTCGACGCCGGGCACATGGCCGGATCGCGTATGTTCCAAGTGGAGGTCGATGGCCGCCAGGTACTGTACACCGGGGACTTATGCACCAGGGACCGCTGCGGAAGCAAGGGGGCGAGGCCGGTGAAGACGGACGTGCTGATTATCGAGTCCACCTACGGCAAGCCGCGTTATGTGTTCCCGCCCAGCGATATCATCGCCTCGCTGGTACGGGACGAGGTCGAGGACATCATCTCTCAGGGGCGTCCGGTGTCGCTTTATGCCTATCCTTTCGGCAAGTCCCAGGACATGCTCCGTGTGCTTCGTGAGTTCGGGCCGTACGCTGATCGCTCAGTGTATAACGCCACCGCCCTGGTGCGCAGCGAAGATGATCCCTTGGAGTGCAGGCTGTGGGATGGGGAGGACCCCAACGACCCGTTCGTGGTCATCTGCTCCCCGTGGCTGAACCGGACGCAGAACGCCGAGGTGCTGCGCCGCAGGAACCCCAAGCGCCTCGCAGTATCAGGGTGGGCCCTGGACAGCGGCTACAGGGCTCGTCTGGGCGTGGACGAGGCGTTCCCATTCTCTGACCACGCCGACTTCAACGACCTCATAGCGTTCGTCAAGGCCTGCGAGCCGGAGGTTGTCATCACCCATCATGGCTTCGCCGATTCCCTGGCCTGCGAGATCAAGGCAAGGCTGGGCATCGAGGCCCGACCGTTGATCCGCGGGCAGAGGTCGCTCCTCGAGTTCTGA